One window of Chloroflexus aggregans DSM 9485 genomic DNA carries:
- a CDS encoding NB-ARC domain-containing protein — protein MPAPDLEQILKRLAEGTLSPADGDLLHRALTEGHLLIATGDRAVAIGGSADGAVIITGDLHIQLDARRRADLEKLLASHLHNVPLLPDHYIPRETFLAPLREALLRNGAPTLGIVGVHGMGGIGKSVLVTALARDLTVQAAFPDGVIWLALGREPNLTARQEDLYLLLTGERENFKDPAQGRLFLAPALREKTCLVILDDLWELEHAEAFPLRLEGARARFLITTRNGELLQTLQAKPFLLEELTPDQALHLLAEWAGQEVSSLPPTACEVARKCGYLPLVLAMVGAFVRQNPESWERALHRLQKADLEKLRRLFPGYQHSTLLAALEVSVAALPKDARARYLDLAVFPEEEAIPLDVLRAFWGLDADDVADLAETFVGRSLARWEETGRSLRLHDLQHDYLRAVQRDTLPDLHCRFLLACARSLLGVDGQTLDGMPWQRMPAEPRYLWDRLVYHLLEAGAWEALYRLLTDFDYLEARCRATSVFDLEADYRLALARWPANDADHRNVLAAFEERLRLEDYHIAGAPEWLFPALYNHLTWPDAPDGPLHALCEAARPARRNWLRALQDPRPQPPPWLRSLEGHTSVVTAVALSPDGGWIVSGSWDRTVKVWEAATGRLLRSLEGHTGWVTAVAVSPDGGWIVSGSWDRTVKVWEAATGRLLRSLEGRTGWVTAVAVSPDGGWIVSGSWDRTVKVWEAATGRLLRSLEGHTDGVTAVAVSPDGGWIVSGSWDRTVKVWEAATGNLLRSLEGHTGWVTAVALSPDGGWIVSGSWDRTVKVWEAATGRLLRSLEGHTGWVTAVAVSPDGGWIVSGSNDKTVKVWEAATGRLLRSLEGRTGWVTAVAVSPDGGWIVSGSWDRTVKVWEAATGRLLRSLEGHTDGVTAVAVSPDGGWIVSGSWDRTVKVWEAATGNLLRSLEGHTEPVTVVAVSPDGGWIVSGSRDRTVKVWEAATGRLLRSLEGHTEPVTAVAVSPDGGWIVSGSWDRTVKVWEAATGNLLRSLEGHRWAVTAVALSPDGRFIVSGSADGTVKVWGWEAGRLLRSLEGHTRDVNAVAVSPDGRFIVSGSADGTVKVWEAATGNLLRSLEGHRWAVTAVAVSPDGRFIVSGSRDRTVKVWEAATGRLLRSLEGHTRDVNAVAVSPDGGWIVSGSSDDTVKVWEQETGRLLRSLEGHTSVVNAVALSADGRLVVSGSDDHTVKVWEQETGRLLRSLEGHTSVVNAVALSADGRLVVSGSNDKTVKVWERETGRLLRSLEGHTGGVTAVALSADGRLVVSGSDDKTVKVWEWETGRLLRSLEGHTSLVTAVALSADGRFIVSGSDDHTVKVWERETGRLLRSLEGHTGWVRAVALSADGRFIVSGSADRTVKVWEQETGRLLRSLEGHTSVVTAVALSADGRLVVSGSDDHTLRSWDLESGQSCLLFWNDTSILSLALSGDDRTLACGDKQGRVWIFEWVR, from the coding sequence ATGCCTGCACCAGACCTGGAACAGATCCTGAAACGGCTGGCGGAAGGGACCCTATCTCCTGCCGATGGTGACCTCCTGCACCGCGCCCTGACCGAAGGCCACCTGCTCATCGCCACCGGCGACCGCGCCGTCGCCATTGGCGGCAGCGCCGACGGCGCGGTCATCATAACCGGCGATCTCCACATTCAACTTGACGCCCGCCGCCGCGCCGACCTGGAGAAACTGCTGGCGTCTCATCTCCACAACGTCCCGCTCTTGCCCGACCACTACATCCCGCGCGAGACCTTCCTGGCTCCCTTGCGGGAGGCGCTGCTGCGCAACGGTGCGCCGACCTTGGGCATCGTTGGCGTGCATGGGATGGGTGGCATCGGCAAGTCGGTGCTGGTCACCGCCTTGGCGCGCGACCTCACTGTGCAGGCCGCCTTCCCCGATGGCGTCATCTGGCTGGCCCTGGGCCGCGAGCCGAACCTCACCGCCCGCCAGGAAGACCTCTACCTGCTCCTGACCGGCGAGCGGGAGAACTTCAAGGACCCGGCTCAGGGGCGGCTCTTCCTGGCCCCGGCCTTGCGAGAAAAGACCTGCCTGGTCATTTTGGACGACCTGTGGGAACTGGAGCACGCCGAAGCCTTCCCGTTGCGCCTGGAGGGGGCACGGGCGCGCTTCCTCATCACCACCCGCAACGGCGAACTGCTGCAGACCCTGCAGGCGAAGCCCTTCCTGCTGGAAGAGCTGACCCCCGATCAGGCCCTGCACCTGCTGGCCGAGTGGGCCGGGCAGGAGGTATCCTCGCTGCCCCCCACCGCCTGCGAGGTGGCGAGGAAATGCGGTTACCTGCCGCTGGTACTGGCGATGGTCGGCGCCTTTGTGCGCCAGAACCCGGAGAGTTGGGAGCGCGCCCTCCACCGCCTGCAAAAGGCCGACCTGGAGAAACTGCGCCGCCTTTTCCCTGGCTACCAACACTCCACCCTGCTGGCCGCCCTGGAGGTGAGCGTCGCCGCCCTGCCGAAGGACGCCCGCGCCCGCTACCTGGACCTGGCCGTCTTCCCCGAAGAAGAAGCCATCCCGTTGGATGTGCTGCGCGCCTTCTGGGGGCTGGATGCGGACGACGTGGCCGACCTGGCCGAGACCTTTGTCGGCCGCTCGCTGGCACGCTGGGAGGAAACGGGGCGCTCCCTGCGCCTGCACGACCTGCAGCACGACTACCTGCGCGCCGTCCAGCGGGACACCCTGCCGGACCTGCACTGCCGCTTCCTGCTGGCCTGCGCCCGCAGTCTGCTGGGGGTGGATGGCCAGACCCTGGATGGCATGCCCTGGCAGCGGATGCCCGCCGAACCGCGCTATCTGTGGGATCGCCTGGTCTATCACCTGCTGGAAGCGGGTGCCTGGGAGGCGCTTTACCGCCTGCTGACTGACTTTGACTACCTGGAAGCCCGCTGCCGGGCGACGTCGGTCTTTGACCTGGAGGCTGACTACCGCCTGGCTCTAGCCCGCTGGCCTGCGAACGACGCCGACCACCGAAACGTCCTGGCCGCCTTCGAGGAGCGCCTGCGCCTGGAAGATTATCACATCGCCGGGGCGCCCGAGTGGCTCTTCCCGGCGCTCTACAACCACCTCACCTGGCCGGACGCTCCCGACGGTCCCCTACACGCCCTGTGCGAGGCGGCGCGCCCGGCCCGCCGCAACTGGCTGCGCGCCCTGCAGGACCCGCGCCCGCAGCCCCCGCCCTGGCTGCGCTCTTTGGAAGGACATACGAGTGTGGTGACTGCGGTGGCGCTGAGCCCGGACGGCGGCTGGATCGTCAGCGGTTCCTGGGATCGCACGGTGAAGGTGTGGGAGGCGGCGACGGGGCGCCTGCTCCGCTCCCTGGAGGGGCATACGGGTTGGGTGACTGCGGTGGCGGTGAGCCCGGACGGCGGCTGGATCGTCAGCGGTTCCTGGGATCGCACGGTGAAGGTGTGGGAGGCGGCGACGGGGCGCCTGCTCCGCTCCCTGGAGGGGCGTACGGGTTGGGTGACTGCGGTGGCGGTGAGCCCGGACGGCGGCTGGATCGTCAGCGGTTCCTGGGATCGCACGGTGAAGGTGTGGGAGGCGGCGACGGGGCGCCTGCTGCGCTCCCTGGAGGGGCATACGGATGGGGTGACCGCCGTGGCGGTGAGCCCGGACGGCGGCTGGATCGTCAGCGGTTCCTGGGATCGCACGGTGAAGGTGTGGGAGGCGGCGACGGGGAACCTGCTCCGCTCCCTGGAGGGGCATACGGGTTGGGTGACTGCGGTGGCGCTGAGCCCGGACGGCGGCTGGATCGTCAGCGGTTCCTGGGATCGCACGGTGAAGGTGTGGGAGGCGGCGACGGGACGCCTGCTGCGCTCCCTGGAGGGGCATACGGGTTGGGTGACTGCGGTGGCGGTGAGCCCGGACGGCGGCTGGATCGTCAGCGGGTCGAACGACAAGACGGTGAAGGTGTGGGAGGCGGCGACGGGGCGCCTGCTCCGCTCCCTGGAGGGGCGTACGGGTTGGGTGACTGCGGTGGCGGTGAGCCCGGACGGCGGCTGGATCGTCAGCGGTTCCTGGGATCGCACGGTGAAGGTGTGGGAGGCGGCGACGGGGCGCCTGCTGCGCTCCCTGGAGGGGCATACGGATGGGGTGACCGCCGTGGCGGTGAGCCCGGACGGCGGCTGGATCGTCAGCGGTTCCTGGGATCGCACGGTGAAGGTGTGGGAGGCGGCGACGGGGAACCTGCTCCGCTCCCTGGAGGGGCATACAGAGCCAGTGACTGTCGTGGCGGTGAGCCCGGACGGCGGCTGGATCGTCAGCGGTTCCCGGGATCGCACGGTGAAGGTGTGGGAGGCGGCGACGGGGCGCCTGCTCCGCTCCCTGGAGGGGCATACAGAGCCAGTGACCGCGGTGGCGGTGAGCCCGGACGGGGGCTGGATCGTCAGCGGTTCCTGGGATCGCACGGTGAAGGTGTGGGAGGCGGCGACGGGGAACCTGCTCCGCTCCCTGGAGGGGCATAGGTGGGCGGTGACCGCGGTGGCGCTGAGCCCGGACGGGCGCTTCATCGTCAGCGGGTCGGCTGACGGCACGGTGAAGGTGTGGGGGTGGGAGGCGGGGCGCCTGCTCCGCTCCCTGGAGGGGCATACGCGCGATGTGAACGCGGTGGCGGTGAGCCCGGACGGGCGCTTCATCGTCAGCGGGTCGGCTGACGGCACGGTGAAGGTGTGGGAGGCGGCGACGGGGAACCTGCTCCGCTCCCTGGAGGGGCATAGGTGGGCGGTGACCGCGGTGGCGGTGAGCCCGGACGGGCGCTTCATCGTCAGCGGTTCCCGGGATCGCACGGTGAAGGTGTGGGAGGCGGCGACAGGGCGCCTGCTGCGCTCCCTGGAGGGGCATACGCGTGATGTGAACGCGGTGGCGGTGAGCCCGGATGGCGGCTGGATCGTCAGCGGATCTTCTGACGACACGGTGAAGGTGTGGGAGCAGGAAACGGGGCGCCTGCTGCGCTCTTTGGAAGGACATACGAGTGTGGTGAATGCGGTAGCGCTGAGCGCGGATGGGCGCTTAGTCGTCAGCGGGTCGGACGACCACACGGTGAAGGTGTGGGAGCAGGAAACGGGGCGCCTGCTGCGCTCTTTGGAAGGACATACGAGTGTGGTGAATGCGGTGGCGCTGAGCGCGGATGGGCGCTTGGTCGTCAGCGGGTCGAACGACAAGACGGTGAAGGTGTGGGAGCGGGAGACGGGACGCCTGCTGCGCTCTTTGGAAGGGCATACGGGTGGGGTGACTGCGGTGGCGCTGAGCGCGGATGGGCGCTTGGTCGTCAGCGGGTCGGACGACAAGACGGTGAAGGTGTGGGAGTGGGAGACGGGGCGCCTGCTGCGCTCTTTGGAAGGGCATACGAGTTTGGTGACTGCGGTGGCGCTGAGCGCGGATGGGCGCTTCATCGTCAGCGGGTCGGACGACCACACGGTGAAGGTGTGGGAGCGGGAGACGGGGCGCCTGCTGCGCTCTTTGGAAGGGCATACGGGTTGGGTGAGGGCGGTGGCGCTGAGCGCGGATGGGCGCTTCATCGTCAGCGGGTCGGCCGACCGCACGGTGAAGGTGTGGGAGCAGGAGACGGGGCGCCTGCTGCGTTCTTTGGAAGGGCATACGAGTGTGGTGACTGCGGTGGCGCTGAGCGCGGATGGGCGCTTAGTCGTCAGCGGGTCGGATGACCACACCCTGCGCTCCTGGGACCTGGAAAGCGGGCAGTCCTGCCTCCTCTTTTGGAACGACACGTCGATTCTCTCCCTTGCCCTCTCCGGTGATGACCGTACCCTGGCCTGCGGCGATAAACAAGGGCGGGTGTGGATTTTTGAGTGGGTGCGCTGA
- a CDS encoding type I restriction endonuclease subunit R, giving the protein MTLASERHTVQNPLIHYAVEAGWEYLSPDDALRLRGGEEKPFLHAVLVESIQRLNPGVVTEAAQAEEIVRSLLTLRADIEGNREAWEYLKGLKTVFVPAERRERNLALLDPERPEANRFHVTDEFTFQSGARRIRADVVFLVNGIPVIVIETKAATRLEGIAEAFDQIRRYHQEAPDLMAQAQLFALTHLVQFFYGATWSLSRKALFNWREEVRANGGLPPPDFETLVKSFIAPRRVLRVLTDYILFARKDGELQKIVLRPHQMRATERVLARSYQAVTAPKAPRRGLIWHTQGSGKTYTMLTIARRLIEDGRFDNPTVLLIVDRNELESQLFQNLEAVGFGRVRLARSKRHLRELLRADTRGLIVSMIHKFDDMPANLCPRRNVFVLVDEAHRSTGGDLGNYLMGALPNAVFIGFTGTPIDRTAHGKGTFKVFGADDPQGYLDKYSIRESIEDGATVPLHYQLAPNDLIADREAMEREFWAVAELEGVAEVEELNRVLDRAVTLTNKLKNRERVDKIAAFVADHFQKYVQPMGYKAFLVAADREACALYKEALDRYLPAEWSAVVISAGHNDPPHLKRYHLSEEEETRLRRAFRKPGENPQMFIVTEKLLTGYDAPILYCMYLDKPMRDHVLLQAIARVNRPYESDDGQRKTSGLILDFVGVFENLERALAFDSQDVSGVVEGIEVLQQRFAALMEQSRQEHLTVGQNLSSPYAAKDDKLAESILLRFRDKDTREAFYRFFRELEELYEILSPDPFLRPYLEDYQRLVEMYRLLRAAYEPHVPVDKSFLRKTAEIVQQHSRTDAIHEPQATYEIGPVALLALLTEEKPETVKVFNLLKELHHLVEEQGHAAPYLLSIGERAEEVRRRFEERQIESQQALQELDELVKQLNQAHAERSSSPLSPQAFAVEWWLRTHQIAPERAIQVAQRMERAFADFPHWISSPRQESELRKVLYKAMLDAGVSDVVAWADAILNLLRRAVQ; this is encoded by the coding sequence ATGACTCTGGCATCCGAACGTCACACCGTCCAAAACCCGCTCATCCACTATGCGGTGGAGGCTGGCTGGGAATACCTTTCGCCCGACGATGCACTGCGCCTGCGAGGCGGCGAGGAGAAGCCCTTCCTGCACGCCGTGCTGGTCGAGTCCATCCAGCGCCTCAACCCCGGCGTGGTGACCGAGGCCGCTCAGGCCGAAGAGATCGTCCGCAGCCTGCTCACCTTGCGCGCCGACATCGAGGGCAACCGTGAGGCCTGGGAATACCTCAAGGGGCTGAAGACCGTCTTCGTCCCGGCCGAGCGCCGCGAACGCAATCTTGCCCTGCTCGACCCGGAACGCCCGGAGGCCAATCGCTTCCACGTCACCGACGAGTTCACCTTCCAGAGCGGCGCCCGCCGCATTCGCGCCGATGTGGTCTTCCTGGTCAACGGCATCCCGGTCATCGTTATCGAGACCAAAGCCGCCACCCGCCTGGAGGGCATCGCCGAGGCCTTCGATCAGATACGCCGCTACCATCAGGAGGCGCCCGACCTGATGGCGCAGGCGCAACTGTTTGCCCTCACCCATCTGGTGCAATTTTTCTACGGCGCCACCTGGTCGCTCTCGCGTAAGGCGCTCTTCAATTGGCGGGAAGAGGTAAGGGCAAACGGCGGTTTGCCCCCGCCCGATTTCGAGACCCTGGTCAAATCCTTCATCGCCCCGCGGCGCGTGCTGCGCGTGCTCACCGATTACATCCTCTTTGCCCGCAAGGACGGCGAACTGCAAAAGATCGTCTTGCGCCCGCATCAGATGCGCGCCACCGAGCGCGTCCTGGCGCGTTCCTATCAGGCCGTAACGGCGCCCAAGGCGCCCCGCCGCGGTCTGATCTGGCACACGCAAGGCTCCGGCAAGACCTACACCATGCTCACCATCGCCCGCCGATTGATTGAAGACGGACGTTTCGACAATCCCACCGTCCTGCTCATCGTCGACCGCAACGAACTGGAGAGTCAACTGTTCCAGAACCTGGAAGCGGTCGGCTTCGGACGGGTGCGCCTGGCGCGCTCCAAACGTCACCTGCGCGAGCTGCTCCGAGCCGATACGCGCGGCCTGATCGTCTCGATGATTCACAAATTCGACGATATGCCAGCCAATCTCTGCCCGCGGCGCAACGTCTTCGTGCTGGTGGATGAGGCGCATCGCTCCACCGGCGGGGATCTCGGCAACTACCTGATGGGCGCGCTGCCCAACGCCGTCTTCATCGGTTTTACCGGCACGCCCATTGACCGCACCGCCCACGGCAAGGGCACCTTCAAAGTCTTCGGTGCCGACGACCCGCAGGGCTACCTGGACAAATACTCCATCCGCGAGTCCATCGAGGACGGCGCCACCGTCCCGCTGCACTATCAACTGGCGCCGAACGACCTGATAGCCGACCGCGAGGCGATGGAGCGCGAGTTCTGGGCGGTTGCCGAACTGGAGGGCGTGGCCGAGGTTGAAGAACTCAACCGCGTCCTCGACCGCGCCGTGACATTGACCAACAAGCTCAAGAACCGCGAGCGGGTGGACAAAATCGCCGCTTTCGTGGCCGATCACTTTCAGAAATACGTTCAGCCGATGGGTTACAAGGCTTTCCTGGTCGCTGCCGACCGCGAGGCCTGCGCGTTGTACAAAGAAGCCCTGGATCGCTACCTGCCCGCGGAGTGGAGCGCGGTGGTCATCAGCGCCGGCCACAACGATCCGCCGCACCTCAAACGCTACCACCTGAGCGAGGAAGAGGAAACGCGCCTGCGCCGCGCCTTCCGCAAGCCGGGCGAGAACCCGCAGATGTTCATCGTCACCGAGAAACTGCTCACCGGCTACGACGCCCCCATCCTCTACTGCATGTACCTCGATAAGCCAATGCGCGACCACGTGCTCTTGCAGGCGATTGCCCGCGTCAACCGCCCCTACGAAAGCGACGACGGTCAGCGCAAGACCAGCGGGCTGATTCTCGACTTTGTCGGCGTCTTCGAGAACCTGGAGCGGGCGCTGGCTTTCGACTCACAGGATGTGAGCGGGGTGGTAGAAGGCATCGAGGTTCTCCAGCAGCGCTTTGCCGCGTTGATGGAACAGAGCCGCCAGGAGCATCTTACCGTCGGCCAAAATCTCTCTTCGCCCTATGCGGCGAAGGACGACAAACTCGCCGAATCCATCCTGCTGCGCTTCCGCGACAAAGACACCCGCGAGGCCTTCTACCGCTTCTTCCGCGAACTGGAAGAACTCTACGAAATCCTCTCGCCCGATCCCTTCCTGCGCCCCTATCTGGAAGACTACCAGCGGCTGGTGGAGATGTATCGCTTGCTGCGTGCGGCCTATGAGCCGCACGTGCCGGTGGATAAATCCTTCCTGCGCAAGACGGCGGAGATCGTCCAGCAACATAGCCGCACCGATGCCATCCATGAGCCGCAGGCCACCTACGAAATTGGCCCGGTCGCGCTCCTGGCGCTCTTGACGGAGGAAAAACCTGAAACGGTCAAAGTCTTCAACCTGCTCAAGGAACTGCACCACCTGGTGGAAGAGCAAGGCCACGCCGCTCCTTACCTGCTCTCCATCGGCGAACGCGCCGAAGAAGTTCGTCGCCGCTTCGAGGAACGGCAGATCGAGTCGCAGCAAGCGCTACAAGAACTGGATGAGCTGGTTAAACAACTGAACCAGGCCCATGCCGAACGGTCATCCAGCCCGCTCTCGCCGCAGGCGTTCGCCGTAGAATGGTGGTTGCGCACCCACCAGATCGCGCCAGAGCGCGCTATCCAGGTGGCGCAGCGCATGGAACGCGCCTTTGCGGATTTTCCCCACTGGATCAGTAGTCCCAGGCAGGAGAGCGAACTGCGCAAAGTGCTCTATAAAGCCATGCTCGATGCCGGAGTCAGCGATGTTGTCGCCTGGGCCGACGCCATCCTCAACCTGTTGCGGAGGGCTGTCCAATGA
- a CDS encoding M48 metallopeptidase family protein, which translates to MRKAAGPEWLPLEQAVPIDLFRAEVEAWARTLGVTPREVRFRPMKRKWASCSSRGRLTFDTDLLRQPAEFRREVIVHELLHLKVPNHGKLFKALLKTYLALAETADFTADE; encoded by the coding sequence ATGAGAAAAGCCGCCGGTCCCGAGTGGTTGCCGCTCGAGCAGGCCGTTCCGATTGACCTGTTCCGGGCTGAAGTGGAAGCTTGGGCCAGGACATTGGGGGTGACCCCGCGCGAGGTGCGCTTCCGTCCGATGAAGCGCAAATGGGCCAGTTGCTCCTCGCGGGGTCGGCTCACCTTCGACACCGACCTCTTGCGTCAGCCCGCCGAGTTTCGCCGTGAGGTCATCGTCCATGAATTGCTGCACCTCAAAGTGCCCAATCACGGCAAGTTGTTCAAGGCATTACTCAAAACCTATCTGGCATTAGCTGAAACCGCTGATTTTACCGCGGATGAATAA
- a CDS encoding CHAT domain-containing protein: MAWRTRRIIFSAHSHLAATHVSGSLTGLGGWAARLVGEYGVGALIAPLWVVNDQIAYEFARTFYTATQTPGMTLAAALRQARRQAKEAYPDDPTWLAYSLYAHPNARLTWNRASPADD; this comes from the coding sequence GTGGCTTGGCGAACTAGGCGGATAATCTTTTCAGCGCACTCGCACCTCGCGGCGACGCATGTCTCTGGGTCTCTCACCGGGCTAGGCGGCTGGGCTGCGCGACTCGTCGGCGAGTATGGGGTGGGCGCGCTCATCGCGCCGCTGTGGGTAGTGAACGACCAGATAGCTTACGAGTTCGCCCGGACGTTCTACACAGCGACACAGACGCCGGGGATGACGCTGGCGGCAGCTCTCCGCCAGGCGCGCAGGCAAGCGAAAGAGGCGTATCCCGATGACCCCACCTGGCTGGCCTACAGCCTGTACGCGCATCCCAACGCCCGGCTGACGTGGAACCGGGCCAGTCCAGCCGACGATTGA
- a CDS encoding MmyB family transcriptional regulator, whose product MSNFDNVHPSCQAFVKLVEELLKARRTELNQGQRSCARWHGEPKTFRYNQFVDLVYPSYKALRSGKLKRPPDLAMVRYIADYLECDGEERARLITAAGHHSVLVSPSPEESELFLADARKTLAFLSLPAYVLNHYWDVLDANEHLLKLLGMTRAQFGALPDEMRNVIQLIFDRQSPLYRALYCDHDEWEMTAKRHIVGFKLQNRYCETDSEFEKRLARFRELPNFSEYWDNIDIYADLEYTYSNQIPHYVTTMYAANGRKVRIQTLFIFSNYNFLNYNQALQVVAWQPFDAESCAVFRELGIPIPEVP is encoded by the coding sequence ATGAGCAACTTCGACAATGTTCATCCCTCCTGCCAAGCGTTTGTCAAGTTGGTTGAAGAGCTGCTTAAAGCCCGCCGCACGGAACTCAATCAAGGGCAGAGATCATGTGCGCGGTGGCACGGTGAACCCAAGACTTTCAGGTACAACCAGTTTGTCGATCTGGTCTATCCCTCGTACAAAGCGCTTCGGTCTGGAAAACTCAAGAGGCCGCCGGACCTCGCGATGGTCCGCTATATTGCCGATTATCTGGAATGTGACGGAGAGGAACGCGCACGACTCATCACGGCTGCCGGACATCACTCCGTCTTGGTCAGTCCGTCGCCTGAGGAATCAGAGCTGTTCCTGGCGGATGCCCGCAAGACGCTCGCGTTCCTCTCACTCCCGGCCTATGTTCTCAACCATTATTGGGATGTGCTCGATGCGAACGAGCATCTGTTGAAGCTGTTAGGTATGACGCGCGCGCAATTTGGAGCGTTACCGGATGAGATGCGTAACGTTATCCAGCTCATCTTTGATCGGCAATCACCGCTCTACCGCGCGTTGTACTGCGATCACGACGAATGGGAGATGACTGCCAAACGACATATTGTTGGCTTTAAATTGCAAAACAGATATTGTGAAACTGACTCTGAGTTTGAAAAGCGATTAGCGCGCTTTCGGGAATTGCCAAACTTTAGTGAGTATTGGGATAACATTGACATTTATGCCGATCTAGAATACACCTACAGCAATCAGATACCCCACTACGTTACCACCATGTATGCCGCCAATGGGCGCAAGGTCAGGATTCAAACGCTGTTTATCTTCTCCAACTACAACTTCCTCAACTATAACCAGGCTCTGCAAGTCGTGGCGTGGCAGCCATTTGATGCAGAAAGCTGTGCGGTGTTTCGCGAACTCGGCATTCCGATACCTGAGGTACCATAA
- a CDS encoding transposase, with protein MCPYDPTRHHRRSIRLQGYDYTQPGAYFITIVTHDRTHLFGRVVDGEMQLNAWGEIVREEWFKTAQIRPYVQLQDDEFVVMPNHVHGIIWMVDDDLAPVGATDRRGDRPVAPTTTTVPPRGPAPQSLGAIIAGFKSAVTHRINTLRDTPGTPVWQRNYYEHIIRDKRVRVGAAGRSPLHAIRQYIIENPLRWHLDTYNPERTGKDSLAREIWTHPLEGKP; from the coding sequence ATGTGTCCGTATGACCCAACCCGCCACCATCGGCGGTCCATCCGGTTGCAGGGATACGATTACACCCAACCGGGGGCGTATTTCATCACCATCGTTACGCACGACCGGACACACCTGTTCGGCCGCGTGGTGGATGGGGAGATGCAATTGAACGCCTGGGGTGAGATTGTCCGCGAGGAATGGTTCAAAACCGCGCAGATTCGGCCGTATGTGCAATTACAGGACGATGAATTCGTGGTGATGCCCAATCACGTGCATGGGATCATTTGGATGGTGGATGATGATTTGGCGCCGGTCGGTGCAACCGACCGTAGGGGCGACCGGCCGGTCGCCCCTACCACTACCACGGTGCCACCCCGTGGCCCGGCGCCCCAATCGTTGGGGGCCATCATTGCCGGTTTCAAATCCGCTGTCACCCATCGCATCAACACCCTGCGGGACACGCCCGGCACGCCCGTCTGGCAACGCAATTATTACGAACACATCATCCGCGATAAACGTGTCCGTGTAGGGGCGGCCGGCCGGTCGCCCCTACACGCCATTCGCCAATACATCATCGAAAACCCACTGCGCTGGCACCTGGATACGTACAACCCCGAACGCACCGGTAAGGACTCGCTGGCACGAGAAATCTGGACCCACCCCCTGGAGGGCAAGCCATGA
- a CDS encoding intradiol ring-cleavage dioxygenase translates to MHHEPRDRFDLGLQADLAMMQQPLLTRRRLLRLSLVGITTFLAGCTPMANPVATPTTAPNPTVAPTTAPAAAAVTAVPTTAPAATIAPTAAPTSVVVAECVDAIPRETAGPFPGNGAQGAALNVLARSGVVRSDIRTSLGSGNTAVGVPLQLELTLVRAGGDCAPLPGYVIYVWHCDAPGRYSMYSPGVEGEDYLRGVQAADTSGKVVFQTIVPGCYAGRWPHIHFEVYPSLEQATGARNVVHTSQLALPEEICRQVYADAQYGNSLRNLGQLSLERDGIFRDGWQTQMATVTGSVNDGFVARLTVGVPGV, encoded by the coding sequence ATGCACCACGAACCCCGTGATCGCTTTGATCTTGGCTTACAGGCCGATCTGGCAATGATGCAGCAACCGCTGCTTACCCGTCGTCGTCTCTTACGGCTAAGCTTGGTGGGGATTACCACCTTCCTCGCCGGTTGTACGCCAATGGCCAATCCAGTGGCTACCCCTACCACCGCGCCAAACCCCACCGTTGCCCCCACCACCGCGCCAGCTGCGGCGGCGGTCACTGCGGTGCCAACCACGGCCCCTGCTGCTACCATCGCACCCACAGCAGCCCCGACCAGTGTCGTAGTAGCCGAATGCGTCGATGCCATTCCGCGCGAAACCGCCGGCCCCTTCCCCGGCAACGGCGCGCAAGGTGCTGCACTCAATGTTCTAGCACGGTCGGGTGTGGTACGGAGCGATATTCGCACCAGCCTCGGCAGCGGCAACACGGCAGTCGGTGTCCCGTTACAGCTCGAACTGACGTTGGTACGCGCCGGGGGCGACTGCGCACCCCTCCCCGGCTACGTGATCTACGTTTGGCACTGTGATGCGCCGGGGCGCTACTCGATGTATAGCCCCGGTGTCGAAGGCGAAGATTACTTACGCGGCGTGCAAGCCGCCGACACCAGCGGAAAAGTCGTGTTTCAAACCATCGTCCCCGGCTGTTACGCCGGGCGTTGGCCGCATATCCACTTTGAGGTCTATCCGTCGCTTGAGCAGGCTACCGGTGCGCGCAATGTTGTGCATACCTCTCAACTGGCGCTACCGGAGGAAATCTGTCGGCAAGTATACGCCGATGCTCAATACGGAAACAGCCTCCGTAATCTGGGCCAACTCTCGCTAGAACGCGACGGAATCTTCCGTGATGGTTGGCAGACACAGATGGCGACGGTAACCGGCTCGGTGAACGACGGGTTTGTTGCCCGATTAACGGTGGGAGTGCCGGGCGTGTGA